AACCATGAAGGACAGGGAGTTTTTTTCCGACCGTTCCTGAAGTTTTTGTGGATAACCTGTTCACACTGTCCACATTTACGGCCCGGACTTTTTCAAAACGAGCCCTATCCTGTATCATGGAACGACAGGATTCCGGAAAGACCCCTGGAAGGAGGTTCGTCCATGAAGGGAAAAACGCTCTTTGCCCTTGCGCTCGTCTGTATTCTTCTCCTGCCCGCGCCTTCCGCCGGCTCGCCGGTGACAACCGGCCCCGTTCCCCTGGTGTTTTCCAGGGGGGACAACCTGTTCCTCACCGACACGGAAGGAAACAACCCCGTTCTTATCAGAAAAGGGTACGACCCGGAGATTTCTCCTGACGGAACGGAAGTGGCCTTCACCGTCCAGACGGGAAAAGACGGGAGCGGCAGGCAGATCGGCTTGTACACCATTTCCACCGCAAAATCCAGAAACTACAGGTCAGTCATCCCCGGGGAGAACAGCTACGGTCCGAGGTGGTCCCCCGACGGAACCATGATCGTCTTCAACCACTGGGACCCGGAGCAGTCCGACTGGGTACTGGGCCTCCTCACCCTCGCCGACGGCTCGTTCCGGGTGCTCGCTCCCGAGCTGAAAGGGGTCTATTCCCCCTTCTGGTCCGCCGACGGCTCTTCGGTCTACTGCCATGACCTTGAGAATTTCTTCCGCGTCTCCGTGGAGACGGGACGAACGGCAGCCCTCCGCAGGTTTTCAGAGATTCTCGGCGAGGCAATGCCGACCAGCGCCATCCGCTTCTCCGTCTCCCCCGACGGATGGCGCTGGCTCTTCGACGGCGAAGTGAAGGACACGTCCGACTGGCTGAAAAGCGGCGACGGCCTTATCTCGGCCCTTTTCCTCCATACACCCTCAGACGGGACAACCCGCCGGATCACCGACGACCGCATATGTGCCATCGGCCCGGCATGGCTGCCGGGAGGGGAGGACTTCCTGTTCTACGGGTACACGGAAAAGGAGATGAGCGGAGAAGGCTCTGGTTTCGCCGTCTTCCGGGGTTCCCTGACGGAAGGAAAGATTACCCTGCTGGTGCCCGATGGGGGAACCCCCTCGGCCCGGCTCCGGTAAAGGAAAGAATCAGCCGGGGGAGCGCCGGGTTCAGCCCTCCGGACCGAAAAGGCAAGGAAGGCGGCAAAGACGCCCCATGCGGGATAGGGAACCAGCAGCAGTGAGGCATGCCGGGCGTATCCTGCGAAAATGTTCCATGGCGACCGCGGCGAAACAGAGGCCAACCCAGCCCGCGAGGCCGGCGGCATCCTTCAGCCGGGTCAGCTTCCTTGCGAACAGACCGGGATCACGCCCCGGAACAGGGTATGCATACGGTGCGGCCGTCTGAAAGCTCCAGGAGCCTTGTCTCCATTGCTCTCTCGCCGCAGAGGGCGCATACTCCGGACTTTCTGATCACCGCTTTTTCGGGCATGGGTTCTTTCGGTTCCCCCACGGTGAACAGTGCCTCGTCGGGTTTCTCCAGAAGGCGCCTGGCCGACTCTTCCCTTGTGAGCTCCCGTTCAGGGGCGTTGAGGACGAGCCGGACCCCCCTGCCGTCGGAGCGTCTGAAAACGGTGAAGGCCTGCTTGCCGTAATCCCGGAAATGAAGGTTTCCCTTGCCGAAGGTACACCCGAGGATGAACTGCACCGCATCAACGCCGCAGGCATCGTTCTCCGCAATGGCCACCATCTCCTCGTCCCGGTCGCGGGACATACCGAGAAGCTTCAGGGCAAGTTTCGACGCCCTCCACCCGATAAGCACGCCGGGACAGAAATGGCCGTGAAAGTCCACCAGGGGTTTCAGTTCTTCTGGAAAGGAAAAATCATTCATATCCATTCTTGGTCTCCTTGAACTCTTTCGGGCAAAATGCCACGATTTTTTAATTCCGTGGCATCATTGTATCATTTTTTCTCCGCGGCCACCCGTGATTTCTTGTTTTCACACTTTTCCCCCCCTTTTTTCTCCGGGGGAAAAAAATATAAAAATCAGTAATTTTACTGAGAAGAAGCCTTCGCCTGTCCGATACCATAACGTAATCATCGGTAATGTATCCTTATCGAGAGGGGGTGGTTTTGTGCTTTTTCCCCGGCGTTTCGCTTTCTTGTCCGTATTCTCAGTCTTTTTTTCCGTTCTTGCGGCTTTTCCCTTTTCTCCGGCCGCTTCGGCCAATTCCCTTCCATGGGTGGAACATTCAGTTCGCAGCGGCGAATCCGTTGCCTTCATCGCCGGGAGATACGGCGTCTCCCCCAAAACCGTCGAGCGGGCCAACGAACTGGCCGTCCGGGAGGATGGCGTCCTCCCGGGAGAGAAACTCCTCGTTCCCAGGAAGGATTCGGACCTCCTGGCCACACTGGCGGAGCACAGGGCCCGGCAGAGAGGTGAAACCATCGTTCCCCTGATCCGCATCGAGGAACCCCTTCCTCCACCGGCTCCGCCGAAAAAAGCGGAATCGGCCCTTGCCGACGGAATCGAGCCCCTTATCAGGCCCCTTGGGGGGCGGGTTTCCTCGCCCTTCGGGAAGAGAAGAGGAAGGCTCCACGACGGTATCGACATCCCCGCCCGGCCGGGGACTCCCGTTGTGGCTATCCGGTCGGGAAGGGTCGTTTTTTCCGGTGTCATCCGCGGTTTCGGGAACACAGTCACCATCGATCACGGCAACGGGTTCGTCACCCGGTACAGCCACAACAGCGCGAACCTGGTGAAAAAGGGAACCTGGGTCCGGCGCGGACAGCCCGTCGCCAAGGTCGGTAAGACCGGGCGGACAACCTGCAATCATCTTCATTTCAGCGTTCTTGTGAACGGCAAGC
The DNA window shown above is from Aminivibrio sp. and carries:
- a CDS encoding FmdE family protein; the encoded protein is MDMNDFSFPEELKPLVDFHGHFCPGVLIGWRASKLALKLLGMSRDRDEEMVAIAENDACGVDAVQFILGCTFGKGNLHFRDYGKQAFTVFRRSDGRGVRLVLNAPERELTREESARRLLEKPDEALFTVGEPKEPMPEKAVIRKSGVCALCGERAMETRLLELSDGRTVCIPCSGA
- a CDS encoding peptidoglycan DD-metalloendopeptidase family protein; this encodes MLFPRRFAFLSVFSVFFSVLAAFPFSPAASANSLPWVEHSVRSGESVAFIAGRYGVSPKTVERANELAVREDGVLPGEKLLVPRKDSDLLATLAEHRARQRGETIVPLIRIEEPLPPPAPPKKAESALADGIEPLIRPLGGRVSSPFGKRRGRLHDGIDIPARPGTPVVAIRSGRVVFSGVIRGFGNTVTIDHGNGFVTRYSHNSANLVKKGTWVRRGQPVAKVGKTGRTTCNHLHFSVLVNGKPVNPEKYLPK